The Ignatzschineria rhizosphaerae genome contains a region encoding:
- a CDS encoding sigma-70 family RNA polymerase sigma factor — MKTLTVHIVDDEPDVRESCEFLVSTLNYPTTLWEDGKAFIEGVDLSLPAIAIVDLRMPRLSGDAVITMLKNHQSPIGAIILTGHGEVSTAVKTLQEGAVDFLEKPIDLTTLIAALERAEKTTLARANQNKIITQFNTLTEREKQIASLVYEGLTNKEIAEKESISVRTVEVQRASAMKKLETDSLAEFIATLNEVDNLLTK; from the coding sequence ATGAAAACATTAACCGTCCATATTGTTGATGATGAACCTGATGTTCGTGAATCTTGTGAGTTTTTAGTCTCAACACTAAACTACCCCACAACTCTTTGGGAAGATGGAAAAGCCTTTATTGAAGGGGTTGATTTAAGTTTGCCGGCAATTGCTATTGTCGATTTAAGAATGCCAAGACTCTCTGGTGATGCGGTTATTACAATGCTCAAAAACCACCAAAGCCCCATTGGAGCGATTATCTTAACCGGTCATGGTGAAGTCTCTACTGCCGTTAAAACACTTCAAGAAGGGGCTGTTGATTTTTTAGAGAAGCCAATTGATTTAACAACCTTAATAGCCGCCCTTGAGCGTGCAGAAAAGACGACCTTAGCACGCGCGAATCAAAACAAGATCATTACACAATTTAATACCTTAACAGAGAGAGAAAAGCAGATCGCAAGCCTTGTTTATGAGGGGTTGACGAATAAAGAGATTGCCGAGAAAGAATCTATCTCTGTGCGCACCGTTGAAGTCCAGCGTGCTAGCGCAATGAAAAAGCTTGAAACAGACTCTCTCGCAGAATTTATCGCAACACTCAATGAAGTGGATAATCTCCTCACCAAATAA
- a CDS encoding PhnD/SsuA/transferrin family substrate-binding protein gives MLKKYLSQHDELSALLKGMKIILLQISKMRHIWLLIMVVISTLNPSLAQVSKNALDLLQQQTLQQTSNLQTQCSPSHKSEDTTRITIGVLAPYGDATAEREWCAWIQALNSALPELHFILKPLQINNIEAEVNSGAIDLLLSHQGVFVNLQTNVPVRWVASLEENIHLEDTNAKIGSSIWVNEESPIETLSDLYGKNIGAVSTKALGGFLLAYHEMMQNVPELRKNIYFQYHGFPIETLFNKLADHQNDAIIVPACLYERLERQDILPKGNFRLINPKQIEGFDCQTSTNLLPSWSLAALDSLDSDIAKSIQAELFRAADPTLPTWQLPYTLAEISQLTYDVKFYEGQETLFETLFRLAVTNKIWLLFFALFLLILLINHLWLSYAATKRRKQLDLAYKMMHDYEAMLSKADRMNILGEMASGIGHELNQPLSTIRNYAEGSIMILKKERENHPLLMPMQKINEQVSQCHNIIKNLRSWAKPKESSIREAVNLKLFLERIIEITRLRIRNDINISVNIPDDFTIILTPSILEQVIANCLMNSAQAGATLIEIRSKIYPKYIKLFIFDNGPGFDEAELNAPFVPFRTSKEDGLGLGLVICQRLIESIDGKLRIDNRKDGKQGAAVRLILSRELTLDK, from the coding sequence ATGCTAAAAAAGTATCTATCACAGCATGATGAATTATCAGCCTTACTAAAAGGCATGAAGATCATTCTGCTTCAAATTAGTAAAATGAGGCATATATGGCTTTTAATCATGGTGGTGATAAGTACGCTCAATCCTTCATTAGCACAGGTTTCTAAAAATGCGCTAGATCTTCTACAGCAACAAACACTGCAACAAACCTCTAATCTTCAAACCCAATGTTCACCTTCCCATAAATCAGAAGACACAACGCGCATCACTATTGGCGTTTTAGCACCTTATGGCGATGCAACGGCAGAAAGGGAGTGGTGCGCTTGGATTCAAGCACTCAATAGTGCTTTGCCGGAGCTACACTTTATTTTAAAGCCGCTTCAAATTAATAATATAGAAGCAGAAGTCAATAGCGGAGCCATTGATCTTCTTCTCTCTCATCAAGGCGTTTTTGTGAATTTACAAACCAACGTTCCCGTTCGTTGGGTTGCAAGTTTAGAGGAAAATATCCATTTAGAAGACACTAACGCTAAAATCGGCAGTAGTATTTGGGTCAATGAAGAGAGCCCTATCGAAACTTTAAGTGATCTTTATGGCAAAAATATTGGCGCCGTCAGTACTAAAGCATTAGGAGGATTTTTACTGGCTTATCATGAGATGATGCAAAATGTGCCAGAACTTCGAAAAAATATCTATTTTCAATATCATGGCTTTCCTATTGAGACGCTCTTTAACAAACTTGCTGATCATCAAAATGATGCCATTATCGTGCCGGCGTGCCTTTATGAGCGTTTAGAAAGACAAGATATTTTGCCTAAAGGAAATTTTCGCTTAATTAACCCTAAACAGATTGAAGGGTTTGATTGCCAAACAAGTACGAACCTCCTCCCTAGCTGGTCACTGGCCGCTCTAGATTCTTTAGATAGCGATATTGCAAAAAGTATTCAAGCAGAGCTCTTTAGAGCAGCAGATCCAACACTTCCCACATGGCAGCTCCCATATACTTTAGCAGAAATTAGCCAACTTACTTATGATGTGAAGTTTTATGAAGGGCAAGAAACCCTGTTTGAAACGCTCTTTCGCTTAGCCGTTACTAATAAAATTTGGCTTCTTTTCTTTGCACTCTTTTTATTAATTTTGCTTATTAACCATCTCTGGCTTAGTTACGCGGCAACAAAAAGGCGAAAACAACTCGACTTAGCTTATAAAATGATGCACGACTATGAAGCGATGCTCTCTAAAGCAGATCGGATGAATATCTTAGGGGAGATGGCAAGTGGCATTGGGCATGAGTTAAATCAACCACTTTCAACGATTCGTAACTATGCCGAGGGCAGTATAATGATTCTTAAAAAAGAGCGTGAAAATCATCCGCTCTTAATGCCTATGCAAAAAATCAATGAACAGGTCAGCCAATGCCATAATATTATTAAAAATTTACGATCATGGGCCAAGCCTAAAGAGAGCTCCATTCGAGAAGCGGTTAATCTTAAACTGTTTCTCGAACGCATTATTGAGATTACTCGCTTGAGAATTCGTAATGATATTAATATTAGCGTCAATATCCCCGATGACTTTACCATAATTCTAACGCCTTCAATCTTAGAACAAGTGATCGCAAACTGTCTTATGAACTCCGCACAAGCCGGCGCAACATTGATAGAAATTCGTAGTAAAATCTACCCCAAATATATCAAGCTTTTTATCTTTGATAATGGACCTGGATTTGATGAAGCAGAACTTAATGCTCCATTTGTCCCTTTTAGAACCTCTAAAGAAGATGGTTTAGGATTAGGATTAGTCATCTGTCAAAGACTCATTGAAAGTATCGATGGAAAACTTAGAATCGATAATCGCAAAGATGGAAAGCAAGGAGCTGCTGTGAGATTAATTCTCTCACGGGAGCTAACGCTTGATAAATAA
- a CDS encoding molybdopterin dinucleotide binding domain-containing protein, which translates to MDHNSKSELPNNLKNASDDKRENHMSDEKLKNSNLQATENNVEQNEVNETAEETARRKRRNVVKGVAAAGGLAAFAVGYSNTAKNMVTGLIKGTSDKPTENAIFGNALAVEGQIENGQWVQNSAQAMSNTQCFGCWTVCGIRVRVDKEKNEVIRVAGNPYHPLSSEEQYRYDMPISEAWTKLGGDGGLYDRSTACARGSQMGESVASPYRVLSPLKRVGKRGEGKWKRISFEQLIEEVVNGGNLFGEGHVDGLKDIRDLDTLIDPKNPEFGVKANQLLVSNAGNEGREPLVRRFTNNAFGSRNFTAHGAYCGLAYRLGSGAVMNDMNSNAHAKPDLENIEFAVFMGTSPAQSGNPFKRQGRLLAKARTKDAADFSYAVVAPNLPMTNTLATQNNTWISILPGTDSAMSMAMIRYIIDNKRYNDNYLTVPGKAGMAAAKAVSHSNATHLVIIEEESPLYGQFLRLADIEGGERAESPILTLNAATGELSDVDTALRGELLHEGRVTLADGSSVGVATSFTMLKRSADRYSIEEYSKVCGVPVETIEGLARKFTSHGHKAAIITHGGMMSGNGFYNTWSLLALNVLIGNMNYTGGMHVNGGKYAEFGPGPRYDFTKFDGMVQPKGIMIGRAKRPYESSTEYKEKKARGENPYPASRPWYPFAGGQATEMLISALNADPYPLKAWISNMTNPVYGITGFRQLLLDKLADPKVLPLFVAIDAFINETTAMADYIVPDTHNFESWGFGGAWAGVPFKTSTARWPIVEPRVDKDAQGQPISMESFFIAVSKKMGLPGFGDNAIKDFEGKNFPIHKAEDFYLKAAANMAFDGAPVPESTREELELTGVKRIKGALESVLKPEEQMRVAYIFARGGRFADYDTGWDGDEMVRKWAPTLQLWNENVGVHRHFANGERYSGTPTYHPPRFADGSSVFERFPKEEWPLSLTSFKSNIVSSTSGSTLRLRMIKPTNFVAISDVDAKKFNIENGDMVRIESPNGAQEAQIMVLDGVKPGVLAIEHGYGRRDVGARAHIIDGKEMEFSAHVGSGLNLNDLAISDPSRPIPAPWLDWVTGAAVRQGIPARIVKI; encoded by the coding sequence ATGGATCATAATTCAAAGAGTGAATTACCGAACAATCTTAAAAATGCTAGTGATGATAAGAGGGAGAATCATATGAGTGATGAAAAATTAAAAAATAGTAATCTTCAAGCTACTGAAAATAATGTAGAGCAAAATGAAGTAAATGAGACGGCTGAAGAAACCGCACGTCGTAAGCGCCGTAATGTCGTTAAAGGGGTCGCAGCAGCAGGTGGACTTGCTGCATTTGCGGTAGGGTATAGTAATACTGCTAAAAATATGGTGACAGGTTTAATCAAAGGAACCTCGGATAAACCCACTGAAAATGCAATTTTTGGAAATGCCTTAGCCGTAGAAGGCCAGATTGAAAATGGTCAATGGGTCCAAAATAGTGCGCAAGCGATGTCAAATACTCAGTGTTTTGGTTGCTGGACTGTTTGTGGTATCCGCGTTCGTGTAGATAAAGAGAAAAATGAAGTTATCCGCGTTGCCGGAAATCCTTATCATCCTCTTTCAAGTGAAGAGCAGTATCGTTATGATATGCCAATTTCTGAAGCTTGGACTAAATTAGGGGGCGATGGTGGACTTTATGATCGCTCAACGGCTTGTGCCCGAGGCTCTCAAATGGGGGAGTCGGTTGCGAGCCCTTATCGTGTTCTCTCTCCTTTAAAGCGTGTTGGTAAACGTGGAGAAGGAAAATGGAAGCGCATTAGCTTTGAGCAACTCATTGAGGAAGTTGTTAATGGTGGGAACCTTTTTGGTGAAGGTCATGTTGATGGGTTAAAAGATATTCGTGATCTCGATACCTTAATTGATCCTAAAAATCCAGAATTTGGGGTAAAAGCAAATCAGCTTCTTGTTTCAAATGCCGGTAATGAAGGACGTGAACCACTTGTTCGTCGATTTACTAATAATGCCTTTGGTTCGCGTAACTTTACAGCACATGGTGCTTATTGCGGGCTTGCGTATCGTTTAGGATCAGGTGCTGTGATGAACGATATGAACAGTAACGCACATGCAAAACCTGATCTAGAGAATATTGAGTTTGCCGTCTTTATGGGAACATCACCGGCACAATCTGGTAACCCATTTAAGCGTCAAGGCCGATTACTGGCAAAAGCAAGAACAAAAGATGCGGCAGACTTTAGTTATGCTGTTGTGGCGCCAAATTTACCGATGACCAACACTTTAGCGACACAAAATAATACATGGATCTCCATTCTTCCAGGAACAGACTCCGCCATGTCGATGGCGATGATTCGCTATATTATTGACAATAAACGCTATAACGATAATTATTTAACGGTACCGGGAAAAGCGGGAATGGCGGCGGCAAAAGCGGTGAGTCATTCTAATGCAACGCATCTTGTAATTATTGAAGAAGAGAGCCCACTTTATGGACAATTTCTTCGTTTAGCAGATATTGAAGGTGGTGAGCGTGCTGAGAGTCCTATTCTTACGCTAAATGCGGCAACAGGAGAACTTTCTGACGTGGATACGGCACTTCGTGGTGAGTTATTGCATGAAGGAAGAGTAACTTTAGCAGATGGTTCAAGCGTTGGAGTAGCGACAAGTTTCACCATGCTTAAACGCTCAGCAGATCGTTATTCGATCGAAGAGTATAGTAAAGTTTGTGGTGTTCCAGTTGAGACTATTGAAGGGCTTGCACGTAAGTTTACAAGTCATGGTCATAAGGCGGCAATTATTACGCATGGCGGCATGATGAGTGGAAATGGTTTTTACAATACATGGTCATTACTTGCCTTAAACGTCTTAATCGGCAATATGAACTATACTGGCGGAATGCATGTTAATGGTGGAAAATATGCAGAATTTGGGCCAGGACCTCGTTATGATTTTACAAAATTTGATGGTATGGTTCAGCCTAAAGGGATCATGATTGGCCGTGCAAAACGCCCTTATGAATCCTCTACTGAGTATAAAGAGAAGAAAGCACGCGGTGAAAATCCTTATCCTGCGAGCCGCCCTTGGTATCCATTTGCCGGTGGTCAGGCTACAGAGATGTTGATTTCAGCATTAAATGCCGATCCTTATCCGCTTAAAGCGTGGATTAGTAATATGACAAACCCGGTCTATGGGATTACAGGGTTTAGGCAATTATTGTTAGATAAGCTTGCTGATCCAAAAGTATTACCGCTTTTTGTGGCGATTGATGCCTTTATTAATGAAACAACGGCGATGGCTGATTATATTGTGCCAGATACGCATAACTTTGAGAGCTGGGGGTTTGGCGGTGCTTGGGCAGGGGTTCCTTTTAAAACATCTACTGCAAGATGGCCGATTGTAGAACCAAGAGTTGATAAAGATGCACAAGGTCAGCCGATCTCAATGGAGAGTTTCTTTATTGCAGTGTCTAAAAAAATGGGGCTTCCTGGATTTGGTGATAATGCGATTAAGGACTTTGAGGGTAAAAACTTCCCTATTCACAAAGCTGAAGATTTCTATCTTAAAGCTGCTGCAAATATGGCATTTGATGGCGCTCCTGTTCCTGAATCTACTCGTGAAGAGTTGGAGTTAACGGGTGTAAAACGTATTAAGGGCGCACTTGAGTCTGTATTAAAGCCAGAAGAGCAGATGCGTGTTGCTTATATCTTTGCTCGTGGTGGGCGCTTTGCAGATTATGACACAGGCTGGGATGGTGATGAGATGGTTCGTAAATGGGCACCAACATTACAGCTTTGGAATGAAAATGTCGGCGTTCATCGTCACTTTGCAAATGGGGAGCGCTATAGCGGAACTCCTACATATCATCCCCCAAGATTTGCAGATGGCAGCTCCGTATTTGAGCGATTCCCGAAAGAGGAGTGGCCATTATCATTAACATCATTTAAATCAAATATTGTCAGTAGTACTTCAGGTTCAACCTTAAGATTACGAATGATTAAACCAACAAACTTTGTGGCAATTAGTGACGTTGATGCCAAGAAGTTTAATATTGAAAATGGAGACATGGTTCGTATTGAATCTCCAAATGGGGCTCAAGAAGCACAAATTATGGTGTTAGATGGGGTAAAACCAGGAGTATTAGCCATCGAGCATGGTTATGGTCGAAGAGATGTAGGTGCAAGAGCTCATATCATTGATGGTAAAGAGATGGAGTTTAGTGCGCATGTTGGTAGCGGATTGAACCTAAATGATTTAGCAATCTCAGATCCTTCAAGGCCTATTCCTGCACCTTGGCTTGATTGGGTAACAGGAGCTGCTGTAAGGCAGGGGATTCCAGCGAGAATTGTAAAAATCTAA
- a CDS encoding Mth938-like domain-containing protein, with protein MHKNPPPGSGSTIQRETTDNLHIKSYAPHYFRLNDETEWENTAILLQNKEVITDPQIIPSTFEELTEAHFEAWAERKPTVILIGTGNQMQFLEPKWRAYFYQRGIGIETMATESLCRTFAILATEDRNALGIFFPIKA; from the coding sequence ATGCATAAAAACCCACCGCCAGGCTCTGGCTCAACGATCCAACGGGAAACAACAGATAATTTACATATCAAAAGTTATGCTCCCCACTATTTTAGACTCAATGATGAAACAGAGTGGGAAAATACAGCCATTTTATTACAAAATAAAGAGGTCATTACCGATCCACAAATTATCCCTAGCACCTTTGAAGAGCTAACAGAAGCCCACTTTGAAGCTTGGGCCGAGCGTAAGCCAACTGTAATTTTAATTGGTACCGGCAATCAAATGCAGTTTCTTGAACCCAAATGGCGTGCTTACTTTTACCAAAGAGGGATTGGGATTGAAACCATGGCAACCGAATCTTTATGCAGAACCTTTGCAATCTTAGCAACCGAGGATCGTAATGCTCTAGGGATCTTCTTCCCCATAAAAGCTTAA
- the ttrB gene encoding tetrathionate reductase subunit TtrB: protein MDITRRDLLKQLGTLTAGAAVISLQQARAQEKHVPPRREGDPSKRYGMIVDLRRCIGCQACTVSCTVENQMPAGQFRTTVRQYQVFSYEKDKATNVVLPRLCNHCDNPPCVPVCPTQATFQREDGIVVVDSKICVGCAYCVQACPYEARFINEETGTADKCTFCAHRLEAGLLPACVESCVGGARIIGDMKDPNSVISKMLVEFADEIKVLKPEQGTTPQVFYIGLDDAFQSQVQGQAMLWQEINL, encoded by the coding sequence ATGGATATTACACGCCGAGATCTATTGAAGCAGCTAGGCACATTAACAGCGGGAGCTGCTGTCATTAGTCTTCAGCAAGCAAGAGCGCAAGAGAAACATGTTCCCCCGCGAAGAGAGGGAGATCCGAGTAAACGTTACGGTATGATCGTTGATCTTCGCCGTTGTATTGGTTGTCAGGCTTGTACTGTTAGTTGTACGGTGGAAAACCAGATGCCAGCGGGGCAATTTAGAACAACGGTAAGACAGTATCAAGTCTTTAGTTATGAGAAAGATAAGGCGACAAACGTTGTTTTACCACGTCTTTGTAATCACTGTGATAATCCCCCTTGTGTTCCTGTTTGTCCAACGCAAGCAACCTTCCAAAGAGAAGATGGGATTGTGGTTGTGGATAGTAAAATTTGTGTGGGTTGTGCTTATTGTGTTCAAGCTTGTCCTTACGAAGCACGTTTTATTAATGAAGAGACAGGAACAGCTGATAAATGCACCTTCTGTGCTCATCGCTTAGAGGCGGGATTATTACCTGCTTGCGTTGAATCTTGTGTGGGTGGCGCTCGTATTATTGGAGATATGAAAGATCCTAATAGCGTCATTAGCAAGATGCTCGTTGAATTTGCTGATGAAATTAAGGTGTTAAAACCTGAGCAAGGAACAACGCCACAGGTGTTTTATATTGGTCTTGATGATGCGTTCCAATCGCAAGTTCAAGGACAAGCAATGTTATGGCAGGAGATCAACTTATGA
- the artP gene encoding arginine ABC transporter ATP-binding protein ArtP — MIELKHLNYFYGDTQVLFDVSIKAKEGEIVVLLGPSGAGKSSLLRILNILERPKEGSLEIAGFNFDFTQSISEKTIRDLRQKVGMIFQQYHLWPHRTVLQNLTYAPVKLGKMNQAEANKRGLEALSSLKLEGLETRFPLKLSGGQQQRVAIARALMMDPDVLLFDEPTAALDPEITSQVATIIEELAKTGITQIVVTHDVDFAKRIATYVVYMENGKVVEEGDASMFTEPKTVEFKQYLSH; from the coding sequence ATGATTGAGCTGAAGCACTTAAACTATTTTTATGGTGATACACAAGTCCTTTTTGATGTATCGATTAAGGCAAAAGAGGGCGAGATCGTTGTATTATTGGGCCCAAGTGGCGCTGGTAAAAGCTCTTTATTACGAATTTTAAATATTCTAGAACGTCCTAAAGAGGGCTCTTTAGAAATTGCGGGTTTTAATTTTGATTTCACACAAAGTATCTCAGAGAAAACAATACGAGATCTGCGTCAGAAAGTGGGGATGATCTTTCAGCAATACCATTTATGGCCGCATCGAACCGTATTACAAAATTTAACGTATGCGCCAGTAAAATTAGGGAAGATGAATCAAGCAGAAGCAAATAAGCGCGGACTTGAAGCGCTAAGCTCTTTAAAGCTTGAAGGATTAGAAACTAGATTTCCTCTTAAACTCTCAGGTGGTCAGCAACAACGTGTTGCAATTGCACGAGCCTTGATGATGGATCCTGATGTTTTACTCTTTGATGAACCAACGGCAGCGCTTGATCCTGAAATAACCTCTCAAGTAGCGACAATTATTGAAGAGCTTGCTAAAACAGGGATTACACAAATCGTCGTAACACACGATGTTGATTTTGCTAAACGAATTGCCACATATGTCGTCTATATGGAAAATGGCAAAGTGGTTGAAGAGGGGGATGCCTCGATGTTTACAGAGCCTAAGACGGTTGAATTTAAACAGTATCTTTCCCATTAA
- the nrfD gene encoding NrfD/PsrC family molybdoenzyme membrane anchor subunit — translation MIRELLTLPQEIAWLPWAVQYFFFIGLAASASLIAVILRWWKHGEYKGLELLVVGFGITAGIVGPIALLADLHQPGRFFNFYIQMAPWSWMWIGAIFVPLFVVFIIVQFLLLLRENTTKEGTYKWFRALHWTDLNASRWLEWTSIGLLVTAFMILLYTGKEVNVLKSQPIWFTPWLPWVLFFTAFQAVPMCVKAWNSLSSRWSRRQDETAILSRFQLIGLIGVAITLIGWAMSNTPAGAAFRDLPNKGSVWWTIGLSLLIYWLVLMIYSIVNFNHRRINCRFIDLLLALGSLSLAWTVRWAILMQSQTLPKYNVVINPYHLDWGFSGFLGILATFGLWLTLVIIVWSLLQDRWLTFKGVQYGS, via the coding sequence ATGATTCGTGAATTATTAACATTACCACAAGAGATTGCTTGGCTTCCGTGGGCTGTGCAATATTTCTTCTTTATCGGATTAGCGGCATCCGCATCTTTGATTGCTGTAATCTTAAGATGGTGGAAACATGGGGAGTATAAAGGGCTTGAATTACTCGTTGTCGGTTTTGGGATAACTGCTGGGATTGTAGGGCCGATTGCGCTCTTAGCAGATTTACATCAACCAGGGCGATTCTTTAACTTCTATATTCAGATGGCACCTTGGTCATGGATGTGGATTGGGGCAATTTTTGTACCTCTTTTTGTGGTCTTTATTATCGTACAGTTTTTACTTTTATTACGGGAAAATACGACGAAGGAAGGTACTTATAAATGGTTTAGGGCGCTTCATTGGACAGATTTAAATGCCAGTAGATGGCTTGAATGGACCTCTATTGGTCTTTTAGTAACGGCATTTATGATTCTTCTTTATACAGGAAAAGAGGTGAATGTCCTTAAATCTCAGCCTATTTGGTTTACTCCATGGCTTCCTTGGGTACTCTTCTTTACAGCATTTCAAGCGGTACCGATGTGTGTTAAAGCATGGAACTCACTCTCTTCAAGATGGTCTCGCCGTCAAGATGAAACCGCTATCTTAAGCCGTTTTCAATTAATAGGATTAATCGGTGTTGCTATTACGCTTATAGGATGGGCTATGAGTAATACTCCAGCAGGTGCTGCTTTTAGAGATTTACCTAATAAAGGCTCTGTATGGTGGACCATTGGTTTAAGTCTGTTGATCTATTGGTTGGTATTGATGATCTATAGCATTGTGAATTTTAATCATCGCCGTATTAACTGCCGTTTTATTGATCTACTTTTAGCATTAGGATCATTATCGCTAGCATGGACAGTTCGCTGGGCAATCCTTATGCAATCTCAAACACTTCCTAAATATAACGTTGTTATTAACCCATATCATCTTGATTGGGGATTTAGTGGCTTTTTAGGAATTCTTGCAACTTTTGGTCTCTGGCTCACGCTTGTCATTATTGTTTGGAGTCTATTACAAGATCGCTGGTTAACCTTTAAGGGAGTTCAATATGGATCATAA
- the recQ gene encoding DNA helicase RecQ, with translation MIQLKAHQALQKYFGYSEFRDGQETLINAILEGKDALGIMPTGGGKSLCYQIPALLLPHITLVISPLISLMKDQVDSLSEIGISATFINSTLDEETLRERLIGIRENRFKIIYIAPERLNTYSIRNLFSAVPISFIAVDEAHCISKWGHDFRPAYGEIVDFVYQLPYRPPIGAYTATATLDVIDEIKQLLHLQAPIESIISFDRKNLTFEVLKVSDKRQYIVDFIKRFYPKDAGIIYCATRKSVETLTEFLQKSGFNALSYHGGMLSDDREANQNAFIFDKTQIIVATNAFGMGIDKSNVRFVIHYNMPQNMEAYYQEAGRAGRDGDPAHCLLMYSPRDISNQKYLIENNEFLVDPERKTILYQNLQSLIDYCHSEECLRADILRYFSEVPSFESCDNCGNCTNTTPKINITIEAQKILSCVYRVEQNYGLTTVIQVLRGSKNQQILERNLDKVSTYGIMSNYSDRAIREMIMTLIARGYLYQTPDARPILKLKNEAKAILKGEKQLFHRQDLIVHREVSNPESHYRAPFYEPLRELRLELARERDVPAYAIFTDATLREIAELKPKTPGAFLNIKGVGMKKLDQYGAIFIDKIKELEAIMG, from the coding sequence GTGATTCAATTGAAAGCACATCAAGCGTTGCAAAAATATTTTGGCTATAGCGAATTTCGCGATGGTCAAGAGACGCTGATCAATGCAATCTTAGAAGGCAAAGATGCGCTTGGCATCATGCCAACAGGTGGCGGAAAATCTCTCTGCTATCAAATCCCAGCGCTACTCCTTCCCCATATCACACTTGTAATCTCCCCACTGATCTCACTTATGAAAGATCAGGTCGATTCCCTCTCTGAAATTGGTATTTCTGCAACCTTTATTAATAGTACTTTAGATGAAGAGACGCTACGAGAGCGCTTAATCGGCATTCGAGAAAACCGTTTTAAGATTATCTATATTGCCCCCGAGCGCCTAAATACCTATTCTATTCGTAATCTCTTCTCCGCAGTTCCTATTAGTTTTATTGCCGTAGATGAGGCGCACTGTATCTCTAAATGGGGTCATGATTTTCGCCCCGCTTATGGGGAGATTGTTGATTTTGTCTATCAACTTCCTTATCGCCCACCTATTGGAGCTTATACAGCCACTGCAACGCTCGATGTTATTGATGAGATCAAACAACTACTCCATCTACAAGCACCGATAGAATCGATTATTAGCTTTGATCGTAAGAATCTTACCTTTGAGGTTCTTAAAGTATCAGATAAACGCCAATATATCGTTGATTTTATCAAGCGATTTTACCCCAAAGATGCCGGTATTATCTACTGCGCTACTCGTAAAAGTGTGGAGACATTAACAGAGTTTCTCCAAAAGTCAGGCTTTAATGCATTAAGTTACCACGGGGGAATGCTAAGCGATGATCGAGAAGCGAATCAAAATGCCTTTATCTTTGATAAAACACAAATTATTGTCGCAACCAATGCTTTTGGAATGGGAATCGATAAATCTAATGTCCGCTTTGTCATCCATTACAATATGCCGCAAAACATGGAAGCTTACTACCAAGAAGCGGGACGCGCCGGAAGAGATGGGGATCCTGCACATTGCCTTTTAATGTATTCTCCAAGAGATATCTCCAATCAGAAATATTTAATTGAAAATAATGAATTCTTAGTGGATCCTGAGCGCAAAACAATCCTCTATCAAAATCTGCAATCCCTCATTGATTATTGCCATTCAGAAGAGTGCCTTCGCGCGGATATTTTGCGTTACTTCTCAGAAGTTCCAAGCTTTGAAAGCTGTGATAACTGCGGAAATTGTACTAATACAACGCCGAAAATTAATATTACAATTGAAGCGCAAAAAATACTCTCTTGTGTCTATCGAGTGGAACAAAACTATGGGTTAACCACCGTTATTCAAGTATTACGAGGCTCTAAAAACCAACAAATTTTAGAGCGAAATCTCGATAAAGTTTCAACTTACGGCATTATGAGTAACTACTCTGATCGCGCTATTCGGGAGATGATTATGACGCTTATTGCTCGTGGATATCTCTACCAAACGCCTGATGCTCGCCCCATTTTAAAACTTAAAAATGAAGCAAAAGCGATTCTTAAAGGTGAAAAGCAACTCTTCCATCGTCAAGACTTAATTGTTCATAGAGAAGTCTCTAATCCTGAAAGCCATTATCGCGCACCTTTTTATGAGCCACTTCGTGAACTACGCTTAGAGCTTGCCCGTGAACGAGATGTGCCGGCATATGCAATTTTTACAGATGCAACATTAAGAGAGATCGCAGAGCTTAAACCCAAAACGCCAGGTGCATTCCTTAATATCAAAGGCGTTGGAATGAAAAAGCTTGATCAATATGGCGCTATTTTTATCGATAAAATCAAAGAACTAGAAGCAATAATGGGCTAA